One genomic segment of Pseudorca crassidens isolate mPseCra1 chromosome X, mPseCra1.hap1, whole genome shotgun sequence includes these proteins:
- the EDA gene encoding ectodysplasin-A isoform X3, which translates to MGYPEVERRELQPAAAPRERGSQGCGCRGAPARAGEGNSCRLFLGFFGLSLALHLLTLCCYLELRSELRRERGAESSLGGPGNLGTSGTLSSPGGLDPDGSITRHFGQPSPQQQLLERGEATLPPDAQDGHQDLRTWELWPAPAAPSSGCLGKSWRRSRPGRGAKVRALPPRLTNGSSLVLLLPVRFCARGACFSVSRAHASTSRLSFGVGAVNSCNNCSTPVETTLNRVFCAGVLVH; encoded by the exons ATGGGCTACCCCGAGGTGGAGCGCAGGGAACTCCAGCCCGCGGCAGCGCCGAGGGAGCGCGGGAGCCAGGGCTGCGGTTGTCGCGGGGCCCCTGCCCGGGCTGGCGAAGGGAACAGCTGCCGGCTCTTCCTGGGTTTTTTTGGCCTCTCGCTGGCCCTCCACCTGCTGACGTTGTGCTGCTACCTAGAGTTGCGCTCCGAGTTGCGGCGGGAGCGGGGAGCCGAGTCCAGCCTTGGCGGTCCCGGTAACCTCGGCACCTCGGGCACCCTGAGCAGCCCCGGTGGACTCGACCCCGACGGTTCCATCACCCGCCACTTCGGGCAGCCATCCCCGCAGCAGCAGCTGCTGGAACGGGGAGAAGCTACGCTCCCCCCAGACGCCCAGGACGGGCACCAG GACCTCCGGACTTGGGAACTCTGGCCGGCGCCCGCCGCCCCCAGCTCCGGCTGCCTCGGGAAAAGTTGGCGGCGCTCCCGGCCGGGCCGCGGCGCGAAGGTGCGGGCGCTGCCCCCCAGGCTGACTAACGGCAGCAGCCTGGTCCTTTTGCTCCCGGTGAGATTCTGCGCCCGCGGTGCTTGTTTTTCCGTGTCCAGAGCTCATGCCAGCACTAGCAGGCTCTCTTTTGGAGTTGGAGCTGTAAACAGCTGTAATAACTGCTCCACGCCCGTTGAAACAACTTTGAACCGTGTTTTCTGCGCCGGGGTGCTGGTGCACTGA